From the genome of Fusarium oxysporum f. sp. lycopersici 4287 chromosome 3, whole genome shotgun sequence, one region includes:
- a CDS encoding hypothetical protein (At least one base has a quality score < 10) encodes MFPVVAVPGGRGNLGRTIVEAILEDGKFTPIILAREEDAALSEKIGARIIAVDYSNVQALTKLLEDEKVEVVISTLNLVTGADPELSLIKAAEASSVTKRYIPAIWGIKFGQEIIDIFPPAKFKTDVIDAVTASNLEYSIWIPGYFLDWFTYPGVKTYMQPFSIVVDFAHNTAAIPIRGDIPVALTHTVDMAKLVAKALTLPKWEPETYCIAEKITWDQMIAIGEKVKKTKFKVTYDTLDTLKTHTVAELPGHPEAYKFIPKPMLQSILATFGIMFGTGAFDLKYGHAIQDDFPEVKVRKVEELLTEAWKTD; translated from the exons ATGTTTCCCGTCGTCGCTGTTCCCGGAGGCCGTGGCAACCTTGGCCGCACCATCGTCGAGGCCATTCTAGAAGACGGAAAATTCACGCCCATCATCCTAGCTCGCGAG GAGGACGCCGCGCTGTCGGAGAAGATCGGCGCTCGTATCATTGCCGTCGATTACAGCAACGTGCAAGCTCTGACgaagcttctcgaggatGAGAAAGTTGAGGTCGTCATCTCAACTCTCAACCTCGTCACTGGCGCCGATCCAGAGCTGAGCCTCATCAAGGCCGCCGAGGCTTCCAGCGTCACCAAGCGCTACATTCCCGCCATTTGGGGCATCAAGTTCGGCCAAGA GATCATCGACATCTTTCCTCccgccaagttcaagacTGATGTCATTGACGCGGTGACCGCGAGCAACCTCGAGTACAGCATCTGGATTCCGGGCTATTTCTTGGATTGGTTCACCTACCCCGGTGTCAAGACTTATATGCAGCCTTTTTCCATCGTTGTCGATTTTGCCCATAACACCGCCGCCATCCCCATCCGCGGAGATATCCCCGTCGCACTCACCCACACGGTCGACATGGCCAAGCTTGTCGCCAAGGCCCTGACCCTCCCGAAGTGGGAGCCGGAGACGTACTGCATCGCCGAAAAGATCACCTGGGACCAAATGATTGCCATTGGCGAGAAGGTAAAGAAGACAAAGTTCAAGGTCACGTACGACACCCTGGATACACTCAAGACGCATACCGTCGCCGAACTCCCGGGTCATCCCGAGGCCTACAAGTTCATTCCCAAGCCGATGCTTCAGTCCATCTTGGCGACCTTTGGCATCATGTTTGGCACGGGCGCTTTCGATCTGAAGTATGGCCACGCCATTCAGGATGACTTCCCAGAAGTCAAGGTCCGCAAGGTCGAGGAGCTGCTGACCGAGGCCTGGAAGACCGATTGA